From Sporichthyaceae bacterium, a single genomic window includes:
- the dnaK gene encoding molecular chaperone DnaK, with protein MAKAVGIDLGTTNSVIAATEAGQATVIPNAEGARTTPSVVAFTEQGERLVGQMARRQAILNPKGTIYSAKRFIGRRYDEVASELNAVTFDVVAGPEGAARIDVRGKLYAPEEIAALVLRKLVEDASKFLGEKVTEAVITVPAYFNDAQRQATKDAGRIAGLEVLRIINEPTAAALSYGLDKRQNETVLVFDLGGGTFDVSLLDVGDGVVEVRATAGDTHLGGDDFDRRVVDHLANEFQRNEGVDLRRDPQALQRLFEAAEKAKVELSSVTQTSISLPFITADANGPKHLSMTLMRSTFDQITADLVERTRGPVEQAMADAKITADDIDEVILVGGSTRIPAVQNLVRRLTGGKDPNMTVNPDEVVAMGAAIQAAVIKGERKDVLLLDVTPLSLGVETMGGLMTKVMERNTTIPARRTEVFSTAEDNQSAVDIVVLQGERERAADNRVLGRFRLENIRPAPRGVPQVEVTFDIDANGILNVSARDKDTDAKQSITITQSSNLDQAEIQRMVTDAEQHRGEDARLRELVDARNSLDAAAYQTQGRLAELGDAVPAHERARAEMLVAEAEQALKSEAPLEQLRSMTAELQQVFHGLGATGRPSGSGGPGRPSGGDDDVIDAEFTTG; from the coding sequence ATGGCGAAGGCGGTCGGGATCGACCTGGGCACCACCAACTCGGTGATCGCGGCGACGGAGGCCGGCCAGGCCACCGTCATCCCCAACGCCGAGGGCGCGCGGACGACCCCGTCGGTGGTGGCGTTCACGGAGCAGGGAGAGCGGCTGGTGGGGCAGATGGCCCGGCGGCAGGCGATCCTGAATCCGAAGGGGACGATCTACTCGGCCAAGCGCTTCATCGGCCGGCGTTACGACGAGGTGGCCAGCGAACTGAACGCGGTGACCTTCGACGTCGTGGCGGGCCCGGAGGGGGCCGCGCGGATCGACGTGCGGGGCAAGCTCTACGCCCCGGAGGAGATCGCGGCGCTGGTGTTGCGCAAGCTCGTCGAGGACGCGAGCAAGTTCCTGGGCGAGAAGGTGACCGAGGCGGTAATCACGGTGCCGGCGTACTTCAACGACGCGCAGCGCCAGGCCACCAAGGACGCGGGGCGGATCGCGGGTCTGGAAGTGCTGCGCATCATCAACGAGCCGACCGCGGCGGCGCTCTCCTACGGGCTGGACAAACGGCAGAACGAGACGGTTCTGGTGTTCGACCTGGGCGGGGGAACGTTCGACGTCAGCCTGCTGGACGTCGGGGACGGCGTCGTGGAGGTGCGCGCGACCGCCGGTGACACGCATCTGGGCGGCGACGACTTCGATCGTCGCGTCGTCGACCACCTCGCGAACGAGTTCCAGCGCAACGAGGGCGTCGACCTGCGCCGCGACCCCCAGGCGTTGCAGCGGCTCTTCGAGGCCGCGGAGAAGGCCAAGGTTGAGCTGTCCTCGGTGACCCAAACCTCGATCAGCCTGCCGTTCATCACCGCGGACGCCAACGGGCCCAAGCATCTGAGCATGACTCTGATGCGCTCCACCTTCGACCAGATCACCGCCGACCTCGTCGAGCGGACCCGCGGTCCGGTCGAGCAGGCCATGGCGGACGCCAAGATCACCGCCGATGACATCGACGAGGTGATCCTCGTCGGCGGGTCGACCCGCATCCCCGCCGTGCAGAACCTCGTCCGCCGGCTGACCGGCGGCAAGGACCCCAACATGACGGTGAACCCCGACGAGGTCGTCGCCATGGGCGCCGCGATCCAGGCCGCAGTCATCAAGGGGGAGCGCAAAGACGTGCTGCTGCTCGACGTCACCCCGCTCTCCCTGGGTGTGGAGACGATGGGCGGGCTGATGACGAAGGTCATGGAGCGCAACACCACGATCCCGGCGCGGCGCACAGAGGTCTTCAGCACTGCCGAGGACAACCAATCGGCCGTGGACATCGTGGTCCTGCAGGGTGAGCGCGAACGGGCCGCGGACAACCGGGTGCTCGGGCGGTTCCGGCTGGAGAACATTCGCCCGGCCCCGCGCGGGGTCCCGCAGGTCGAGGTCACCTTCGACATCGACGCCAACGGGATCCTCAACGTCTCCGCACGCGACAAGGACACCGACGCGAAGCAGAGCATCACGATCACCCAATCCTCCAACCTGGACCAGGCGGAGATCCAACGCATGGTCACCGACGCCGAGCAGCACCGTGGCGAGGACGCCCGGCTGCGTGAGCTCGTCGACGCCCGCAATTCCCTCGACGCGGCCGCCTACCAGACGCAGGGGCGGCTCGCCGAGCTGGGCGACGCCGTTCCCGCCCACGAGCGGGCCCGGGCCGAGATGCTGGTGGCCGAGGCGGAACAGGCGTTGAAGAGTGAGGCGCCGCTCGAGCAGTTGCGCTCGATGACCGCCGAGCTCCAGCAGGTCTTCCACGGCCTGGGCGCCACGGGCCGGCCCTCCGGTTCCGGCGGCCCGGGCCGGCCGAGCGGCGGGGACGACGACGTGATCGACGCCGAGTTCACCACGGGGTGA
- a CDS encoding nucleotide exchange factor GrpE has protein sequence MAEQPVGSAGKGAATAAAETDPAKEAQATLAEVRERLDHAEDQWRRAVADLDNLRKRAARDAERVRTEERARVAAEWLPVLDNLDLALEHAGSGSEAIVAGVRAVRDQAVAVLARLGFPRRDEEGAAFDPARHEAVAAVPVPGTKPGTVLRVVRPGYGADEHQLRPAAVVVAAGHG, from the coding sequence GTGGCCGAGCAGCCCGTCGGTAGCGCGGGCAAGGGCGCCGCGACCGCGGCGGCGGAGACCGACCCCGCCAAGGAGGCGCAGGCGACCCTCGCCGAGGTGCGGGAGCGGCTCGACCACGCCGAGGACCAGTGGCGACGCGCGGTGGCCGACCTGGACAACCTTCGCAAGCGGGCGGCCCGCGACGCCGAGCGGGTGCGGACCGAGGAACGGGCTCGGGTAGCGGCGGAGTGGCTGCCGGTGCTGGACAACCTCGACCTCGCCCTGGAACACGCCGGGTCCGGCTCGGAGGCGATCGTGGCGGGGGTCCGGGCCGTACGGGACCAGGCCGTTGCAGTGCTGGCCCGGCTCGGCTTCCCGCGGCGGGACGAGGAGGGCGCCGCCTTCGACCCGGCGCGGCACGAGGCGGTGGCCGCCGTTCCCGTCCCGGGCACCAAGCCGGGCACCGTCCTGCGGGTCGTGCGGCCGGGCTACGGCGCCGATGAGCACCAGCTGCGCCCCGCTGCCGTGGTGGTCGCGGCGGGTCACGGGTGA